From Plasmodium brasilianum strain Bolivian I chromosome 7, whole genome shotgun sequence, the proteins below share one genomic window:
- a CDS encoding protein kish encodes MSALFNLESMITVIILCICTCTYLKPRFPSIFDNKKNGFLGTLGKFAIIGDRLSIYIMESFDIPPNQTLYVNNLEEKINVNDLKYLLYEFFCPYGNVLDVVLKKSNRLRGQAFVIFSNIASSTLAYKNLKGKSFLNKNININYAKTKSKKIEELEGTYKPIKNYKSANTYENKINLFTLFVQNLPNEINKNALEILFNQYPGFVEARYIPGRNVAFVDFNSYQNGDIAMNGLQSFKITPQHPMKITWSI; translated from the exons ATGTCAGCACTATTTAATTTGGAATCTATGATAACAGtcataatattatgtatatgtacatgtacttaTTTAAAGCCAAGATTTCCAAGCATTTtcgataataaaaaaaacggGTTTTTAGGTACCTTAGGCAAGTTTGCAATTATCGGTGATCGCTTATCAATCTAC ATAATGGAAAGCTTTGACATTCCCCCAAACCAAAcgttatatgtaaataacttagaagaaaaaataaatgtaaacgatttgaaatatttgttatatgaatttttttgcCCATATGGGAATGTGCTGGATGtggttttaaaaaaatcgaATAGGTTAAGAGGACAAgcatttgttatttttagcAATATTGCATCGTCAACTTTGgcttataaaaatttaaaaggaaagtcttttttaaataaaaatataaacattaatTATGCAAAAACAAagtcaaaaaaaattgaagaattAGAGGGTACATATAAGCCAATTAAGAATTACAAATCAGCAAATacttatgaaaataaaataaacttatTTACCTTGTTTGTTCAGAATTTACcaaatgaaattaataaaaatgcactagaaattttatttaatcaaTATCCAGGATTTGTTGAGGCTAGATACATCCCAGGAAGAAATGTAGCTTTTGTTGATTTTAATTCATATCAGAATGGAGATATTGCGATGAATGGGTTACAAAGTTTCAAAATTACCCCACAACATCCTATGAAAATTACTTGGTCCATTTAa